DNA sequence from the Rubrobacter naiadicus genome:
TCGAGCTCATCGTCGAGACCGCCGAAGAGGTCTGGGGAGAGTAGAAAAAGCACGCTTTGCCCTTGACTTATTAACAAATCTTTGCGAGGATTAACAATCGTCATGGTAGGTCCTCGAGACAGGAGGTAGAGGATTTGAAGAAGGTAATGCTGTTGGCCGCCATGCTGGCGATGGTGCTCGCCGTCGCGGCCCCGGCCTTCGCGCAGGCCGTCGGGGCGAACACCCAGAGCGGCGGCGCCATCGGTGTGCAGACCGGCAACAACGACGTGCAGTGCGTGCAGAACGCGGTGCAGCAGGAGGCCGGCAAGGCGCAGTACAGCCAGTACGGCAACAACTACAACGTCCAGCAGATAGCTCAGACTTGTAACATCAGCGTGAGCCAGGTGCAGAACATCATCAGCTCCATCAGCAGCTCGGCTCCCTCGACCAGCACGGCTTCCGCCAGCACGAGCGCTTCTTCCAGCGTGGCTTCCGTGAGCAGCGCGGCTTCCTCCGCGTCCGGTGCGGCGGCCAGTGTTCTCCCGAACACCGGTGGTGCTTCGGTGGTGGCGCTCGGCGCTGGTGCGCTCCTCGTCGGCGGTGGTCTGCTCGCCCGCAGGTTCATCCGCTAGTCCCGAGGCCAAGCGCGGAATCTGAGAGGGCCGGGGTCTCCCGGCCCTCTTTCGTCATGGAGGCGGAGAAGGATGGAGGGGTACCGGTTCACGCACACGCTGCGGGTGAGGTACTCGGAGATCGACGGTCAGAAGGTCGTCTACAACGCACACTACCTCACGTACCTGGATGTGGCCATCACCGAGTACTTCAGGAAGCTTGGGATAGAGTTCACGGGCGATCCTCCCCCCTTCGACATAGCGCTGGTCAAGGCCACGCTCGAGTTCAAGCGGCCCGCGCGTCTGGACGATTTGCTCGACGTGGGGGTTCGCGTGCGCTCCTTCGGGCGTTCCAGCTTCGTCGCCGGGTTCCGGATCTCGGCCCACGAGGGTGGGGAGGAGACCATTCTGGAGGCCGAGGTGGTGTACGTCTCCTATTCGCAGGAAGAGGAGAAGGCGGTGCCGGTGCCGGAGTGGGTGCGGGCCAGGGTAAAACGTTTCGAGGAGAGCGGTGCGCTTCCGGGGTAGAGGAGGCGGGGCGATGTGTGGTTCAATGAAGAGATGATGAAGATCGGAGTATCCACGTTCGTCACGGACGAGGGGATAAAACCCGACGTCCTGGGGTTGTTCCTGGAAGAACGCGGTTTCGACTCGTTGTTCGTCGCCGAGCACACCCACATACCGCTCAGCAGGAGGACGCCGTACCCTGGAGGGGGTGAGTTGCCGAGGAAGTACTACCGTACTCTCGACCCCTTCATCACGCTCACCGCGGCCGCCGCGGCCACCCAGACCCTGCTCGTGGGGACCGGGGTCGCGCTTCTGGCGCAGCGCGACCCGATCACGACGGCCAAAGAAGTCGCGAGCCTCGACTACTTCTCCGACGGGCGCATGATCTTCGGCGTCGGGGTCGGATGGAACGAGGAAGAGATGGAGAACCACGGGACCAACCCTCGTACCAGGGGGCGTCTGGTGAACGAACGCCTGCGGGCGATGATCGAGATCTGGACCCGCGATTCGGCCGAGTATCACGGGGAGTTCGTCGATTTCGACCCCATAGCATCCTGGCCCAAGCCGGTGTGCAAACCCTACCCGCCGATCTACGTCGGCGGGGGACGGCGGGCGTTCAGGAGGGTGGCCGAGTTCGGCGACGCCTGGCTCGCCAACGGGCTGCCGCCGGAGAAGCTCGCGCCGATGATGGAGGAGCTGCGCGAGGTCTCCGGCAGGGACGTGCCCGTCACGGTCTTCGGAGCTTCGCACGACAGGGAGGTCCTGGAGGAGTATGCCCGGCTCGGGGTCGACCGGGTTTTGCTCGATCTGCCGACCCTTCCCGAGCCCGAGACGGTGGAACTCCTCGATGAGCTCTCCGGGCTCGTCGACGCCTTCATATAGCCGGGATCACGAGCCTCTCCACCCGCGGCAACCGGGTATTACACTCTTGGCGAGAGGTTTTTGCGGGTAGTGGATTGAGGATTTCGGAAGGAGATATCCGGAACGGTGGATCTCAGGCTTTCGGTTTTGGATCTCTCGCCGGTCGGTTCGGGGTACGGCTCGCGGGAGGCGTTGCGCAACACCCTGGATCTGGCCCGTCTGGCCGACCGGCTCGGGTATGAGCGTTACTGGCTCGCCGAGCATCACAACCTCCCGAGCGT
Encoded proteins:
- a CDS encoding LPXTG cell wall anchor domain-containing protein, which translates into the protein MKKVMLLAAMLAMVLAVAAPAFAQAVGANTQSGGAIGVQTGNNDVQCVQNAVQQEAGKAQYSQYGNNYNVQQIAQTCNISVSQVQNIISSISSSAPSTSTASASTSASSSVASVSSAASSASGAAASVLPNTGGASVVALGAGALLVGGGLLARRFIR
- a CDS encoding acyl-CoA thioesterase, with product MEGYRFTHTLRVRYSEIDGQKVVYNAHYLTYLDVAITEYFRKLGIEFTGDPPPFDIALVKATLEFKRPARLDDLLDVGVRVRSFGRSSFVAGFRISAHEGGEETILEAEVVYVSYSQEEEKAVPVPEWVRARVKRFEESGALPG
- a CDS encoding LLM class F420-dependent oxidoreductase, with the protein product MKIGVSTFVTDEGIKPDVLGLFLEERGFDSLFVAEHTHIPLSRRTPYPGGGELPRKYYRTLDPFITLTAAAAATQTLLVGTGVALLAQRDPITTAKEVASLDYFSDGRMIFGVGVGWNEEEMENHGTNPRTRGRLVNERLRAMIEIWTRDSAEYHGEFVDFDPIASWPKPVCKPYPPIYVGGGRRAFRRVAEFGDAWLANGLPPEKLAPMMEELREVSGRDVPVTVFGASHDREVLEEYARLGVDRVLLDLPTLPEPETVELLDELSGLVDAFI